A window of Roseovarius sp. THAF27 contains these coding sequences:
- a CDS encoding molybdopterin-binding protein gives MPNPTAAMLVIGDEILSGRTRDANMHHLAGRLTGHGIDLLEVRVVADDPRAIQEAVKSLAGAYDHLFTSGGIGPTHDDITAENVAAAFGLPIGVRDDARAILEAHYERQGLEINEARLRMARVPEGATLIDNPVSGAPGFTLENVHVMAGVPKIFEAMVEGLLPTLTGGQPVVSQTLRVERGEGDIAGPLGALAERYDALSFGSYPFIVNGRFGVNVVIRGQDEAEVTRAMQDLQEAFPA, from the coding sequence ATGCCCAACCCAACCGCCGCGATGCTGGTGATCGGTGACGAGATCCTGTCGGGCCGCACGCGCGATGCCAACATGCATCACCTTGCGGGCCGCCTGACCGGGCACGGGATCGACCTGTTGGAGGTGCGCGTGGTGGCGGACGATCCGCGCGCCATCCAGGAGGCGGTCAAGTCGCTGGCGGGGGCGTATGATCACCTGTTCACCTCGGGCGGGATCGGGCCCACACATGACGACATCACCGCCGAGAACGTGGCGGCGGCCTTTGGCCTGCCTATCGGTGTGCGCGACGATGCGCGGGCCATCCTGGAGGCGCATTACGAGCGTCAGGGGCTGGAGATCAACGAGGCGCGGCTGCGCATGGCGCGGGTGCCGGAGGGGGCGACGCTGATCGACAACCCGGTGAGCGGGGCGCCGGGGTTCACCCTGGAAAACGTGCATGTGATGGCGGGCGTGCCCAAGATCTTCGAGGCGATGGTTGAAGGGCTGTTGCCGACGCTGACGGGCGGACAGCCGGTGGTGTCGCAGACCTTGCGCGTGGAGCGCGGCGAGGGCGACATCGCGGGGCCGCTGGGCGCGCTGGCCGAGCGGTATGACGCGCTGTCCTTCGGGTCGTACCCGTTCATCGTGAACGGGCGTTTTGGGGTGAACGTGGTGATCCGGGGACAGGACGAAGCGGAGGTGACACGCGCGATGCAGGACCTGCAAGAGGCGTTTCCGGCATGA
- a CDS encoding GNAT family N-acetyltransferase — protein sequence MSGLPDASRLYAVTEATWPAAAMHEAGPWTLRDGKGGGKRVSATTLRKPGTPVSREALPEAEAKMREMGQDLLFMIRHGDESLDAMLRAAGYDVIDPVNMYVCPVDTLTGEDPPPVTTFDLWEPMAIQLDIWDEGGIGPARIDVMRRVEGPKTSLFGRTANRPAATGFVAISDGVAMIHALEVRQGERRGGLGRHLTHHAAHWAAGQGATHVSVLCTIANDAANALYSSLGMTLVGQYHYRIKKDGKTP from the coding sequence ATGAGCGGGCTGCCGGATGCCAGCAGGCTTTACGCGGTGACGGAGGCCACGTGGCCCGCCGCCGCGATGCATGAGGCGGGACCGTGGACCCTGCGCGACGGAAAGGGCGGGGGCAAGCGGGTTTCGGCGACGACGCTGCGCAAGCCGGGCACGCCGGTCAGCCGCGAGGCGCTGCCCGAGGCCGAGGCTAAGATGCGCGAGATGGGGCAGGACCTGTTGTTCATGATCCGGCATGGCGACGAGTCGCTGGATGCGATGTTGAGGGCTGCGGGGTATGACGTGATCGACCCGGTGAACATGTATGTCTGCCCGGTCGATACGCTGACGGGCGAGGACCCGCCGCCGGTGACGACCTTCGACCTGTGGGAGCCGATGGCGATCCAGCTGGATATCTGGGACGAGGGCGGCATCGGGCCTGCGCGGATCGACGTGATGCGCCGGGTGGAGGGGCCCAAGACCTCGCTGTTCGGGCGGACGGCGAACCGGCCCGCGGCCACTGGGTTCGTCGCGATCTCGGACGGGGTGGCGATGATCCACGCGCTGGAGGTCCGGCAGGGCGAGCGGCGCGGCGGGCTGGGCCGGCACCTGACGCATCACGCGGCGCATTGGGCCGCCGGGCAGGGGGCGACGCATGTGAGCGTATTGTGCACCATCGCGAACGACGCGGCCAACGCGCTCTACTCTTCCCTCGGGATGACGCTTGTGGGACAGTATCATTACCGCATCAAGAAGGATGGCAAGACCCCATGA
- a CDS encoding peroxidase-related enzyme (This protein belongs to a clade of uncharacterized proteins related to peroxidases such as the alkylhydroperoxidase AhpD.), producing MSHDDLPTALNLPMADPLPADTQKYFDVCQDRLGMIPNVLRAYAFDIEKLNAFTAMYNELMLGDSGLSKLEREMIAVVVSSINRCWYCQVAHGAAVRALSGDPALGEAMVMNWRAADLDARQTAMLEFAEKITKASAETVEADRQALRDAGFSERDIWDIAAVVGFFSMSNRMASATGMKPNPEYHGQAR from the coding sequence ATGAGCCACGACGATCTGCCCACCGCCCTGAACCTGCCGATGGCGGACCCTCTGCCCGCAGATACGCAGAAATACTTCGACGTGTGCCAGGACAGGCTGGGCATGATCCCGAATGTGCTGCGGGCCTATGCCTTCGATATCGAGAAGCTGAACGCCTTCACGGCCATGTATAACGAGCTGATGCTGGGCGACAGTGGCCTCAGCAAGCTGGAGCGCGAGATGATCGCGGTTGTCGTGAGTTCGATCAACCGCTGCTGGTATTGCCAGGTGGCGCATGGGGCCGCGGTGCGGGCACTATCGGGCGATCCGGCCCTGGGCGAGGCGATGGTGATGAACTGGCGCGCGGCCGACCTGGACGCGCGGCAGACGGCAATGCTGGAATTTGCCGAGAAGATCACCAAGGCCAGCGCCGAGACGGTCGAGGCGGACCGGCAGGCGCTGCGCGATGCTGGCTTTTCCGAGCGCGATATCTGGGACATCGCCGCCGTGGTAGGGTTCTTCAGCATGTCGAACCGGATGGCCAGTGCCACGGGCATGAAGCCCAACCCCGAATATCACGGCCAGGCCCGCTGA
- a CDS encoding OmpA family protein, which yields MGQWATSVGLILGLGAAAEAGALELSLPAGATLTGEVRRAAEAYLVPTDVYADGQIPAIDAEGFFLQQAWRLDAPGLTSLQLQRPLRRQVVEAGYSIMLDCAARECGGFDFRFNTRILPAPDMFVDLRDYRFLSARKEGAGGVMDYVTVLVSQVSGSGYIQVIRLAQSETATGSLTAEEATPPEETVTTGGMPEAETGPLAERLTQVGHAVLSDLDFETGTVSLGPGPHPSLQALAAFLREDPERRVALVGHTDTVGTLENNTALSRRRAAAVLERLVSEYDIPRRQLAAEGMGYLAPVASNLTEEGREANRRVEAVLLNTE from the coding sequence GTGGGGCAGTGGGCAACCTCGGTCGGTCTGATCTTGGGTCTCGGGGCCGCGGCGGAGGCCGGGGCGCTGGAGCTGAGCCTGCCCGCGGGGGCCACGCTGACCGGCGAGGTGCGCCGGGCCGCCGAAGCCTATCTTGTGCCGACGGACGTTTATGCTGACGGGCAGATCCCGGCGATCGACGCCGAGGGGTTCTTTTTGCAGCAGGCGTGGCGGCTGGATGCGCCGGGGCTGACCAGCCTGCAGTTGCAGCGCCCCTTGCGGCGACAGGTCGTCGAGGCAGGGTATTCGATCATGCTGGACTGCGCGGCGCGGGAATGCGGCGGGTTCGATTTTCGGTTCAACACGCGGATATTGCCCGCGCCGGACATGTTCGTGGACCTGCGCGACTATCGCTTCCTGTCTGCGCGCAAGGAGGGGGCGGGAGGCGTCATGGATTACGTGACCGTGCTGGTCAGCCAGGTGTCCGGCAGCGGCTATATCCAGGTCATCCGGCTGGCGCAATCGGAGACGGCGACCGGGAGCCTGACCGCGGAGGAGGCGACGCCGCCGGAGGAAACGGTCACCACCGGCGGGATGCCCGAGGCGGAGACCGGACCGCTGGCGGAGCGGCTGACTCAGGTCGGGCACGCGGTCCTGTCGGATCTGGATTTCGAGACCGGCACGGTGTCGCTGGGGCCGGGGCCGCACCCGTCCTTGCAGGCGCTGGCGGCGTTCCTGCGCGAAGACCCGGAGCGGCGCGTGGCGCTGGTGGGGCACACCGACACGGTGGGCACGCTGGAAAACAACACCGCGCTGTCGCGGCGCCGCGCGGCGGCGGTGCTGGAGCGGCTGGTGTCGGAGTATGACATCCCGCGCAGGCAGCTTGCGGCGGAGGGGATGGGATATCTCGCGCCCGTCGCCTCGAACCTGACGGAAGAGGGGCGCGAGGCGAACCGGCGGGTGGAGGCGGTGCTGCTCAACACCGAGTGA
- a CDS encoding methylated-DNA--[protein]-cysteine S-methyltransferase: protein MGPLRVTSDGASIIGVGWGQAGAAEARPELEEACAQLAAYFEGRLQAFDLPLAPEGSEFQREVCAAMLAIPWGETREYGDIAKALGVPAQAVGGACGGNSIPVIIPCHRVLGAAGLGGYSGAGGIETKVWLLRHEGAAGLLL from the coding sequence GTGGGACCGCTGCGGGTGACGAGCGACGGCGCATCGATCATTGGCGTCGGCTGGGGGCAGGCCGGGGCGGCGGAGGCGCGGCCCGAACTGGAGGAGGCCTGCGCGCAGCTGGCGGCGTATTTCGAGGGCCGGTTGCAGGCGTTCGATCTGCCGCTGGCGCCCGAAGGATCGGAGTTTCAGCGCGAGGTCTGCGCCGCGATGCTGGCGATTCCGTGGGGCGAGACCCGGGAGTATGGCGATATCGCGAAGGCGCTGGGCGTGCCCGCGCAGGCGGTGGGCGGGGCGTGCGGCGGCAATTCGATCCCGGTGATCATCCCGTGTCACAGGGTTCTGGGCGCCGCTGGGCTGGGCGGTTATTCCGGTGCCGGCGGAATCGAGACCAAGGTCTGGCTGTTGCGCCACGAGGGCGCGGCGGGGCTGTTGCTCTAG
- a CDS encoding phosphatidylcholine/phosphatidylserine synthase — translation MSLRMKALLVHLLTATGAVFAMLAMLAAIQEKWSLMFLWLVVAFAVDGIDGPLARKYDVKTNFPLFDGVLLDLIIDYLTYVFIPAFALFEFGLLPGWTGWVAIIIITYSSALYFADTRMKTKDNSFSGFPGCWNMLALVLFAIEPNFWVSLTIVTLLAVSMFLPLKFIHPVRTERWRWISLPMIVAWTFFAGWAAWVDFHPESWAHWGLVVTSVYLTLAGIAQQIIPQRNA, via the coding sequence ATGAGCCTGCGTATGAAAGCCCTCCTCGTGCATCTGCTGACCGCCACGGGTGCGGTCTTCGCCATGCTGGCGATGCTCGCCGCGATCCAGGAGAAATGGTCGCTGATGTTCCTCTGGCTGGTGGTGGCCTTCGCGGTGGACGGCATCGACGGCCCGCTGGCGCGCAAATACGACGTCAAGACCAACTTCCCGCTCTTCGACGGCGTGCTCCTGGACCTGATCATCGACTACCTGACCTACGTCTTCATTCCCGCCTTCGCGCTCTTCGAGTTCGGCCTGCTGCCGGGCTGGACCGGCTGGGTCGCGATCATCATCATCACCTACTCCTCGGCGCTCTACTTCGCCGACACGCGGATGAAGACGAAAGACAACTCGTTTTCCGGCTTCCCGGGCTGCTGGAACATGCTGGCGCTTGTGCTCTTCGCGATCGAGCCCAATTTCTGGGTCTCGCTGACCATCGTCACGCTGCTGGCGGTGTCGATGTTCCTGCCGCTGAAATTCATCCACCCGGTGCGCACCGAACGCTGGCGCTGGATTTCCCTGCCGATGATCGTCGCCTGGACCTTCTTCGCCGGCTGGGCCGCCTGGGTCGATTTCCACCCCGAAAGCTGGGCCCACTGGGGCCTCGTGGTGACCTCGGTCTACCTCACCCTCGCGGGCATCGCGCAACAGATCATCCCCCAGCGCAACGCCTAG
- a CDS encoding tyrosine recombinase XerC has protein sequence MISAAARDALQAWLDHHKSLRGASPHTLAAYGRDVADFLAFMTEHKGASQGLGALAKLSVSDMRSWMAFTRGRDVGARSLARKLSAVKSFFGWLAEREGVDPAAVLAARAPKFQRKLPRPLTPDAARAVIETAETQHPTGWIAARDQAVITLLYGCGLRVSEALGLTGRVLPVGDSLRIVGKGGKERIVPVIAPARTALARYLDLCPYPTQPDTPIFRGARGGALSPRAVQRLMASVRMQLGLPATATPHAMRHSFATHLLNAGGDLRAIQELLGHASLSTTQAYTAVDTARLMDVYNQSHPKARAPGKA, from the coding sequence ATGATCTCCGCCGCGGCCCGCGACGCGCTTCAGGCCTGGCTCGATCATCACAAGTCCCTGCGCGGCGCGTCCCCTCACACGCTCGCCGCCTACGGGCGTGACGTGGCGGACTTCCTGGCCTTCATGACCGAGCACAAGGGCGCGTCCCAGGGCCTCGGCGCGCTGGCCAAGCTCAGCGTGTCGGACATGCGCTCCTGGATGGCCTTCACCCGCGGCCGCGACGTGGGCGCCCGCAGCCTCGCGCGCAAGCTCTCGGCGGTCAAAAGCTTCTTTGGCTGGCTGGCAGAGCGCGAAGGCGTCGACCCGGCGGCGGTCCTCGCCGCCCGCGCGCCCAAGTTCCAGCGCAAGCTGCCCCGGCCGCTGACGCCCGATGCCGCCCGCGCGGTCATCGAAACCGCCGAGACCCAGCATCCCACCGGCTGGATCGCCGCCCGCGACCAGGCGGTGATAACATTGCTTTACGGCTGCGGTCTTCGGGTATCCGAGGCGCTTGGCCTCACCGGCCGCGTCCTGCCCGTGGGCGACAGCCTGCGCATCGTCGGCAAGGGTGGCAAGGAACGCATCGTGCCGGTCATCGCCCCCGCCCGAACCGCCCTGGCCCGCTATCTCGACCTCTGCCCCTATCCGACCCAGCCCGACACGCCGATTTTCCGCGGCGCCCGTGGCGGCGCGCTCTCGCCCCGCGCGGTGCAGAGACTCATGGCCAGCGTCCGGATGCAGCTTGGCCTGCCCGCCACCGCCACGCCCCATGCCATGCGCCACAGCTTCGCCACGCACCTGCTGAATGCCGGCGGCGACCTGCGCGCGATACAGGAACTTCTGGGCCACGCGTCCCTGTCGACCACCCAGGCCTACACGGCGGTCGACACCGCCCGCCTCATGGATGTCTACAACCAGAGCCATCCCAAGGCCCGCGCCCCCGGCAAGGCCTGA
- a CDS encoding DUF484 family protein, giving the protein MSSKPEMNDQMRDKIIAQPDVILEDQDLMRALIAANERAMGNNIVDLRGIAMDRLEARLERLEDTHRSVIAAAYENLAGTNQVHRAILRMLDPVEFEDFLRNLGGDVATILRVDCVKLVLESVQNDADPAVKRLGDVLSVAEPGFIERYLGAGHPGPVRQVTLRQVNEGDARIYGREAEFMRSEACLLLDFGESRLPGLLVMGSEDPHQFSPQQGTDLLSFFAGIFERAMRRWLS; this is encoded by the coding sequence ATGAGCAGCAAGCCCGAGATGAACGACCAGATGCGCGACAAGATCATCGCGCAACCCGATGTTATCCTTGAAGACCAAGACCTTATGCGCGCCCTCATCGCCGCGAACGAACGCGCCATGGGCAACAATATCGTCGATTTGCGCGGCATCGCCATGGACCGGCTCGAGGCCCGGCTGGAACGGCTGGAAGACACCCACCGCTCGGTCATCGCCGCCGCGTATGAAAACCTCGCCGGCACCAACCAGGTGCACCGCGCCATCCTGCGGATGCTCGACCCGGTCGAGTTCGAGGACTTTCTTCGCAATCTCGGCGGCGACGTCGCCACCATCCTGCGTGTCGATTGCGTGAAACTGGTGCTGGAATCCGTCCAGAACGACGCCGACCCCGCCGTCAAGCGCCTGGGCGATGTCCTCTCCGTCGCCGAACCGGGTTTCATCGAGCGGTATCTCGGCGCCGGTCACCCCGGCCCCGTGCGCCAGGTCACCCTGCGCCAGGTCAACGAGGGCGACGCCCGAATCTATGGCCGCGAGGCCGAGTTCATGCGCTCCGAGGCGTGCCTCCTGCTCGATTTCGGCGAAAGCCGCCTGCCCGGCCTGCTGGTCATGGGGTCCGAGGACCCGCACCAGTTCAGCCCGCAACAGGGCACCGACCTTCTGTCCTTCTTCGCCGGCATCTTCGAACGGGCGATGCGCCGATGGCTGTCATGA